The following are encoded together in the Bos javanicus breed banteng chromosome X, ARS-OSU_banteng_1.0, whole genome shotgun sequence genome:
- the TEX13B gene encoding testis-expressed protein 13B isoform X1, with product MALKSEDLSSGFRHGKVMAFINERMSRHAKGPEFYLENMSLSWEKVEDKLRAILEDRLVPSQAKEACAWSSLALGVRFAYKQSQLHRHRVQWLHDFAGLHRSAAQALASDLTLLAAQHEVERKEAAFRLQLTQATLAEVQKERDLLKWKLFKTELQSAQAPVAEGPSLATAGGAGTEGTSEEEETGATATTAAASEATGGGKQEDAEGVEAAEGAQDLSVDLMQLLGVVDQKNYTSGGQREGGFRSVETAMYSFSGMLKPEATVSPQPLPVQLPASFTYSYSCPLSPFSDAPAPSPSTSPPQAPFTAGASFQTSPYWESSDFSLWSDGGIQGVDPQEGYRSDSDPLQQLRLPVFCRPGNWDCPWSHRWKMDQTETNGHHLGHLLGTVDLDTEAVITWDTSAVTGCDFGLYPVRADVNSHQD from the exons ATGGCCTTGAAATCTGAGGACCTCAGTAGTGGGTTCCGGCATGGCAAAGTGATGGCTTTCATCAACGAGAGGATGTCCAGGCACGCGAAAGGCCCTGAGTTCTACCTTGAGAATATGTCTCTCTCCTGGGAGAAGGTGGAGGACAAGCTCAGGGCCATCCTGGAGGACCGCCTGGTGCCCAGCCAGGCCAAAGAAGCCTGTGCCTGGAGCAGCCTGGCCCTGGGCGTGCGCTTTGCCTACAAGCAGAGCCAGTTACACAGGCACAGGGTGCAGTGGCTGCATGACTTCGCCGGGCTGCACAGGTCGGCAGCTCAGGCGTTGGCCTCAGACTTGACGTTGCTCGCGGCACAGCACGAGGTGGAACGCAAGGAGGCGGCCTTCCGGCTGCAGCTGACCCAGGCCACCCTGGCGGAAGTGCAGAAAGAGCGGGACCTCCTGAAGTGGAAGCTCTTTAAGACC GAGCTGCAGTCAGCCCAGGCGCCAGTCGCAGAGGGGCCAAGCTTGGCCACTGCCGGTGGGGCTGGAACAGAAGGAACAAGtgaagaggaggagacaggggccactgctactactgctgcagCTTCTGAAGCCACAGGAGGAGGAAAACAGGAGGATGCAGAGGGGGTGGAAGCTGCCGAGGGGGCACAAGATCTGAGTGTAGACCTTATGCAGCTTCTTGGAGTTGTAGACCAGAAAAATTACACCTCTGgcgggcagagggagggaggtttTAGGTCAGTGGAAACAGCCATGTATTCTTTCTCTGGGATGCTCAAGCCCGAGGCAACAGTCTCACCTCAACCCCTTCCTGTCCAGCTCCCTGCCTCATTCACATACTCATACTCATGCCCCTTATCCCCCTTCTCAGATGCACCAGCACCATCCCCATCCACATCTCCACCACAAGCACCATTCACAGCAGGAGCTTCATTTCAGACATCTCCCTACTGGGAATCCTCTGATTTTAGCTTGTGGTCTGATGGAGGGATCCAAGGAGTAGACCCTCAAGAAGGATACAGGAGCGACTCTGATCCCCTTCAGCAGCTAAGACTTCCAGTATTTTGCAGGCCTGGGAATTGGGACTGCCCTTGGT CCCACAGATGGAAGATGGATCAAACTGAGACAAATGGACATCACCTTGGACATCTCCTGGGAACTGTTGACCTAGATACTGAAGCTGTCATAACCTGGGACACCTCTGCAGTAACTGGATGTGACTTTGGGCTATATCCGGTTAGAGCAGATGTTAACAGTCATCAGGATTAG
- the TEX13B gene encoding testis-expressed protein 13B isoform X2, which yields MALKSEDLSSGFRHGKVMAFINERMSRHAKGPEFYLENMSLSWEKVEDKLRAILEDRLVPSQAKEACAWSSLALGVRFAYKQSQLHRHRVQWLHDFAGLHRSAAQALASDLTLLAAQHEVERKEAAFRLQLTQATLAEVQKERDLLKWKLFKTELQSAQAPVAEGPSLATAGGAGTEGTSEEEETGATATTAAASEATGGGKQEDAEGVEAAEGAQDLSVDLMQLLGVVDQKNYTSGGQREGGFRSVETAMYSFSGMLKPEATVSPQPLPVQLPASFTYSYSCPLSPFSDAPAPSPSTSPPQAPFTAGASFQTSPYWESSDFSLWSDGGIQGVDPQEGYRSDSDPLQQLRLPVFCRPGNWDCPWCKSVNFSLRGSCFHCGKCI from the exons ATGGCCTTGAAATCTGAGGACCTCAGTAGTGGGTTCCGGCATGGCAAAGTGATGGCTTTCATCAACGAGAGGATGTCCAGGCACGCGAAAGGCCCTGAGTTCTACCTTGAGAATATGTCTCTCTCCTGGGAGAAGGTGGAGGACAAGCTCAGGGCCATCCTGGAGGACCGCCTGGTGCCCAGCCAGGCCAAAGAAGCCTGTGCCTGGAGCAGCCTGGCCCTGGGCGTGCGCTTTGCCTACAAGCAGAGCCAGTTACACAGGCACAGGGTGCAGTGGCTGCATGACTTCGCCGGGCTGCACAGGTCGGCAGCTCAGGCGTTGGCCTCAGACTTGACGTTGCTCGCGGCACAGCACGAGGTGGAACGCAAGGAGGCGGCCTTCCGGCTGCAGCTGACCCAGGCCACCCTGGCGGAAGTGCAGAAAGAGCGGGACCTCCTGAAGTGGAAGCTCTTTAAGACC GAGCTGCAGTCAGCCCAGGCGCCAGTCGCAGAGGGGCCAAGCTTGGCCACTGCCGGTGGGGCTGGAACAGAAGGAACAAGtgaagaggaggagacaggggccactgctactactgctgcagCTTCTGAAGCCACAGGAGGAGGAAAACAGGAGGATGCAGAGGGGGTGGAAGCTGCCGAGGGGGCACAAGATCTGAGTGTAGACCTTATGCAGCTTCTTGGAGTTGTAGACCAGAAAAATTACACCTCTGgcgggcagagggagggaggtttTAGGTCAGTGGAAACAGCCATGTATTCTTTCTCTGGGATGCTCAAGCCCGAGGCAACAGTCTCACCTCAACCCCTTCCTGTCCAGCTCCCTGCCTCATTCACATACTCATACTCATGCCCCTTATCCCCCTTCTCAGATGCACCAGCACCATCCCCATCCACATCTCCACCACAAGCACCATTCACAGCAGGAGCTTCATTTCAGACATCTCCCTACTGGGAATCCTCTGATTTTAGCTTGTGGTCTGATGGAGGGATCCAAGGAGTAGACCCTCAAGAAGGATACAGGAGCGACTCTGATCCCCTTCAGCAGCTAAGACTTCCAGTATTTTGCAGGCCTGGGAATTGGGACTGCCCTTGGTGTAAGTCTGTGAATTTTTCACTGAGGGGAAGTTGTTTCCACTGTGGAAAGTGTATCTGA